One Archangium violaceum genomic window, TCTTCGCGGAAGTGGAGCAGGCCGCCTTCGGCACGGGCGTGCTGGTGGACGGCCTGGACTTCTCGGACGACAAACTCCTGCAGGGCCGGACGTTCTCGTACTCGGACACCCAGCGCTACCGGGTGGGAGTCAACTACCTGGAACTGCCCATCAACGCGCCGAAGCGGCCGGTGGCCAGCAACCAGCAGGCGGGGCTGATGGCATACACGGAGGAGACCGAGCGCACCCGCAACCCGCACGTCAACTACGAGCCCTCGAGCCTGGGCGGGCTGAGGGAGGCCCGGCAGGACGGCCCGGACCACACGCCCTACGTCGCGGGCAATCTGGTGAAGCAGAAGATCGACCGGCAGAACAACTACCGCCAGGCCGGTGAGCGCTTCCGCAAGTTCGAGGACTGGGAGCGCGATGATCTCATCCACAACCTCGTCGACGCGCTGAAGGGCTGCACGCGGGAAATCCAGGAGCGCATGCTCTGGCACTTCAGCCAGTGCGATCAGGAATACGGCAGACGGGTGGCCACGGGGTTGGGGCTCTCCGTTCCAAGCACCCTCCCCGCCTCGCTGAAGGATCGCATCCCGCCGGAGGACCTCCGGCCTCCAACCGGCGGCCCCGACCCGAAAGGCGACTCCCTCACCTCGCCCAGGGCCTCGGGCAATGAGCCTTCCGGGAAGCCCTGAAGCGAAGCACTCGTACAGGCATGTCGTCCAATTCTCGCGAGGCCACTTGCAACCTCATTGCATGAGAATCCGAGATGCCTCGAGCATGAGCGAGAGTCTTGTTGAGACTGGCTTGACAACCTGAGAGGGGAACGTTTATCTGTTCTGCGTTCCTGACCGAGAGAAAGAGTTGCATGGTGGGTTGCGACTCGAGGCGGGACCCCTGACTGGCATGAGCAGTCATCAACCGACGAAGATGTCGGCGGGTTCGGCATTTCTCTCGTGAATCCGTTCGTGCTCCGCGAGGAGCACGTTTCGACCGGGCGAACCCACCCGGATGCTCACCCCCGTAAGAGGAGAGTCCCCCCATGTCGCAGCGTCACTTCGTTCGAAAGTTCTTCCTGCTCGGCACCGCCAGCACGGCCCTGCTCGTAGGCTGTGGTCCCGAGGAGTCCCTCGCTCCCCAGCAGCAGTCCCTCGGCTCGCAGGGCCAGGAGATCGTCGGTGGTAGCGACACGAGCATCTCCACCCATCCCTGGCAGATCTCCTTCCAACTCGCGTCAGGCTTCCACTTCTGCGGCGGCTCCATCCTGAACGAGAGCTGGATCCTCACCGCTCAGCACTGCGTGGACCAGAGCGGTTCCTTCTCCGTGAGGAGCCCGAGCAGCGTCCGCATCGCCGCGGGCGGCACCCAGCTCAGCACCATCATCACCGAGGGACAGGTCCGCACCGTCGACGACGTCATCCCCTTCCCGGGCTACGAGACCGTGAGCCAGGGCAAGGACGTGGCACTGCTGCACCTGTCCAAGCCGCTCAAGCTCAATGGCAGCGTGGCGCCCATCGCGCTGGCGACCCCGGAAGATGAGGCGGCGGGCCTGACGGCCGCGGGCATCCTCTCCACCGTGACGGGCTGGGGCGACCTCGCCGCCAATGGCTCACCGCCGGATACGCTGCAGGCCGTCGACGTGCCCCTCGTCTCCAACGAGGAGGCCGGCGCCGCCTACGGCTTGACCCTCTCCGAGGATCAGCTCGCCGCGGGCGTCATGGGCGTGGGCGGCAAGGACTCGTGCCAGGGTGACAGCGGCGGCCCGCTCATCGTGAGCAAGGGCAGCGAGAAGATTCTCGCGGGCGTGGTGAGCTGGGGCTACGGATGCGCCGAGCCCGAGTTCCCCGGCATGTACGCGCGCGTCTCGTCCTTCCAGCCGTGGATCTCCTCCTTCCTGAACAAGAGGCCCACCATCCGCCTCAACACGACCAATCAGTCGGGCAGCGCGGGCGATTGGAAGCACTACCGGGTGAGCATTCCGTCTGGCCTCAAGGTGTTCAACGTGCACATCTCCGGCGGCACGGGTGACGCCGACCTCTACATCCAGCACGGCGCCCAGCCGACGGAGAGCAGCTTCACCTGCCGGCCGTACTCGGGCGGCAACAACGAGACCTGCAGCATCCCCAACCCGGCGGCGGGCACCTGGTTCATCTCGGTCCAGGGCTACTCCGACTTCTCCGGCGTGAGGGTGCACGCGACCTCCTACTGAGAAGCGAAGCCATCCACCCCACGGGTGCGCCGGCTCGCCCCGGCCCCCGCGGCGGAATCTCGTGAGGACGATGGGTTCGTGCCCCTTGCGCCCGACGAGCCGAGATGAAAAACCACACGGCTCGCTCGTCGGCCCACGGGAGATGCACGATGCGTAGTCGGACGAAAGTGACGCTGCGGCGGGAGGAACTCGAGTCACTCGTGCACCACGCCTTTGGTTCGAGTTCACGGGTGCGCTCCGCCGAGGAGCTCACGGATGGGATGTTCAACGCCGCGTATGCGCTGGAGTTGGAGGGACAGGCCCCCGTCGTCCTGAAGGTGGCGCCCCCACCGGGCCAGCCCCTGCTGACATACGAGCGGGACCTCATGCGAACGGAGGTCGAGTTCTACGAGCGCGTCGCGAAGGAGACGACCTGCCCCGTGCCCCGCGTGTTGGCCCACGACTTCTCGCGCTCGCGCATCGGCAGCGACTACTTCTTCATGGAGCGGCTGCGGGGCGCCCCGCTGGAGAAGATGAAGAAGGAGCTGACCGACGGGGAGCGGGCACGCCTCCAGGCCGAGCTCGGGGAGCTGGTCGGGCGACTGGGGGCCATCCGGGGCCGCTTCTTCGGTTATCCACAGCACGGGACTGGTACCCAGGCGGCCACCTGGCGCGAGGCGTTCCTCGCCATGGTCGACCGTCTCCTCCAGGATGCCGAGCGGCTCGAGGTGCGCCTGCCTCTGCCGACGCGAGAGATCCTCGCTCTGTTCCAGGCCGGGGCAAGAGTGCTCGAACAGGTGAAGGAGCCCGTTCTCACGCACTTCGACCTCTGGGACGGCAACGTCTTCGTCCACCGTGTGGAGGGAGTCCCTCGCATCGAGGCCCTCATCGATGGGGAGCGCGCCTTCTGGGGTGACCCCATCGCGGAGCTGGTGTCCACGGCCCTCTTCCGGGACGCGGAACAGGAGCAGGATTTCCTGCGAGGGTACCAGGAGGCCACGGGCACTCCCCTGGTCTTCACCGAGGGGGTGCGGCACCGGCTCAACCTCTACCGCGCCTACCTCTGCCTCATCATGGTCATCGAGGGGGTGCCCCGCGGGTACTCGGGCCTGAAGTACATGGCCATCCGCCAGTACTGCCTGTTCAAACTGAGGGGCGAGCTGAAGCAGCTCGCCGCTCGCGGACGGGGATGACCCCAGCGCGAGAGGAGCACCAGCTCCGGCCAGTCGACTGTATGCCCAAGACGAGTGGCCTCATACCTCGAGGAATTCAACGCCGGTGATGCCCTCCTCCTCCATGCCCCGCTTGATGTGTTCGGAGACGATGAGGACAACCTGCCAGCCCCAGGGTCGGAAGATGTTGGCATCGCCTATCTTCGCCGGGTCCACCTTCAACCCCCGAACATTCCGGTATTGGCCCTGTTTGTCCGGACGGTTGTCCTCCGGCAGCCAATAGAGAACCTCCTTACATCGGGCATCGTCGATGCATCGGATGATTCGCAGGGCATTGAGGATGAACCAGGGCTCCGTCTGCCCCTCCACCTCTACAGGAATGAACTGGACTTCCTTCTGAAGGCCCAGACGCTCGAAGAGCGAGACCACACGACGGTGGACGATGGGAATCCCCAGGGCATGAGAGAATTCGATCGCAATGCCCGCCGGCTTCACGGTTATCCGAATCGGCCGCTCGAT contains:
- a CDS encoding imm11 family protein; the protein is MKYYKLSDDKYVPGRWYLRMPLDDEEGREELFDVWRFNEGRVLSIERPIRITVKPAGIAIEFSHALGIPIVHRRVVSLFERLGLQKEVQFIPVEVEGQTEPWFILNALRIIRCIDDARCKEVLYWLPEDNRPDKQGQYRNVRGLKVDPAKIGDANIFRPWGWQVVLIVSEHIKRGMEEEGITGVEFLEV
- a CDS encoding trypsin-like serine protease, translating into MSQRHFVRKFFLLGTASTALLVGCGPEESLAPQQQSLGSQGQEIVGGSDTSISTHPWQISFQLASGFHFCGGSILNESWILTAQHCVDQSGSFSVRSPSSVRIAAGGTQLSTIITEGQVRTVDDVIPFPGYETVSQGKDVALLHLSKPLKLNGSVAPIALATPEDEAAGLTAAGILSTVTGWGDLAANGSPPDTLQAVDVPLVSNEEAGAAYGLTLSEDQLAAGVMGVGGKDSCQGDSGGPLIVSKGSEKILAGVVSWGYGCAEPEFPGMYARVSSFQPWISSFLNKRPTIRLNTTNQSGSAGDWKHYRVSIPSGLKVFNVHISGGTGDADLYIQHGAQPTESSFTCRPYSGGNNETCSIPNPAAGTWFISVQGYSDFSGVRVHATSY
- a CDS encoding phosphotransferase family protein encodes the protein MRSRTKVTLRREELESLVHHAFGSSSRVRSAEELTDGMFNAAYALELEGQAPVVLKVAPPPGQPLLTYERDLMRTEVEFYERVAKETTCPVPRVLAHDFSRSRIGSDYFFMERLRGAPLEKMKKELTDGERARLQAELGELVGRLGAIRGRFFGYPQHGTGTQAATWREAFLAMVDRLLQDAERLEVRLPLPTREILALFQAGARVLEQVKEPVLTHFDLWDGNVFVHRVEGVPRIEALIDGERAFWGDPIAELVSTALFRDAEQEQDFLRGYQEATGTPLVFTEGVRHRLNLYRAYLCLIMVIEGVPRGYSGLKYMAIRQYCLFKLRGELKQLAARGRG